Proteins encoded together in one bacterium window:
- a CDS encoding class I SAM-dependent methyltransferase — MSLTRYKMYKRISECLKEPIRGKILGISSITNFYPLIDKERSEIIVTEYPEIDMQNLPFAENSFNYVISDQVIEHLENPQKAIDESYRVLKEDGMVIHTTCFMNYIHVAPKDFYRFSPDALKYLCRNFSEVMQCEGWGNRVAILICFMGERFRSINIPASRFSIKNIIANYNEEHYPIVTWIVAKK; from the coding sequence ATGAGTTTAACGCGATATAAAATGTACAAGAGAATATCAGAATGTCTTAAAGAACCGATAAGGGGAAAAATTTTAGGCATAAGTAGTATAACTAATTTCTATCCATTAATCGATAAAGAAAGAAGTGAAATTATAGTAACAGAGTACCCGGAAATAGATATGCAGAATTTGCCTTTTGCTGAAAATAGTTTTAATTATGTAATAAGTGACCAAGTAATAGAACACCTTGAAAATCCTCAGAAAGCAATAGATGAATCATACAGAGTATTAAAAGAGGATGGTATGGTGATACATACAACCTGCTTTATGAACTATATACATGTTGCCCCAAAAGACTTCTATCGTTTTTCTCCAGACGCATTAAAGTATCTCTGCCGTAATTTTTCAGAAGTAATGCAGTGTGAAGGTTGGGGAAATCGTGTGGCAATTCTTATCTGTTTTATGGGTGAGCGGTTTAGAAGTATAAATATTCCAGCAAGCCGGTTCAGTATAAAAAATATAATTGCCAATTATAATGAGGAACACTATCCAATTGTTACCTGGATTGTGGCAAAAAAGTAA
- a CDS encoding methyltransferase domain-containing protein, with protein MWQKSNMEHEKKFNLQFEVEQRHFLEKLDFVDWFRYFYIIKEVIDFTPDNVLEIGVGSGMVKNCLKPIVKNYMVMDVNKNLQPDIVNDVRIYQDRLKCKFECVIAADILEHMPFSDLERSLKNIYSYLKNKGIAIITIPHRRTNFLFMTPTNKPHVFTLPTGFLSPGAFYRRFIKRKIWIDPDHCWEIGDGRIKKHDVETLFKKCGYEIYKFRKLFYVDFWVLFNLRTKIGNV; from the coding sequence TTGTGGCAAAAAAGTAATATGGAGCATGAGAAAAAATTTAATTTGCAATTTGAAGTTGAACAACGACATTTTTTAGAGAAACTTGATTTTGTTGATTGGTTTCGGTATTTTTACATCATCAAAGAAGTGATTGACTTTACACCAGATAATGTTCTGGAAATCGGAGTCGGGAGTGGGATGGTAAAAAATTGCCTCAAACCTATTGTTAAAAATTATATGGTGATGGATGTCAACAAAAATCTTCAGCCTGACATCGTAAACGATGTGCGAATTTACCAAGATAGATTGAAGTGTAAATTTGAATGCGTAATTGCCGCTGATATTCTTGAACATATGCCATTTTCCGACTTAGAGAGAAGTTTAAAAAATATTTATTCATACTTAAAAAATAAAGGGATAGCAATTATTACAATTCCACACCGCCGTACTAATTTTTTATTTATGACACCTACAAATAAACCGCATGTTTTTACTCTACCAACAGGATTTTTAAGTCCGGGTGCATTTTACCGCAGATTTATAAAAAGAAAGATATGGATTGACCCTGACCATTGCTGGGAAATAGGTGACGGTAGAATTAAGAAACATGATGTCGAAACATTATTTAAAAAATGCGGTTATGAGATATATAAATTCAGAAAACTTTTTTATGTTGACTTTTGGGTTTTATTTAATCTGAGGACAAAAATTGGAAATGTTTGA